The genomic segment TACTTCGTTTTGACCATTGTTTGTTGTTCGATTAGCTCTagtcaaataattatatattattgctattattattattattaacatataatatatataaatttatttatttttatataaatacaaaatttaaatattaaaattacgTTAAAAAACTTTCGAGTATTTTGAACTTGAACTTAGAGCATCCACAATGGTGAATATTTGGGTAGCCATgtcatcaaaatattttggcTATCCAAATATCCACCATTGTGGATGCTGTATATTTGTGGTATTCAAATACCCGGTTACAAATtgtattacattttttttaatttaatcaaGCCAGCGTGAAACTCACGCTGGCTTGAGACACGCGCGTGTGAGAGAAACCTGCAGCGTGAAATTTACTTTGTTTTTTAAtagtttttaattatatttaacttatgatataaataattaaatatatatatgatatgaatTGTGCACAACTTTCACTATTTTCCAAACCTTTGAATATTTTGAACGTTGAGTTTTTGAACGTTACCCAACATATTTGACTATACGCGTGGTTTGTAACGAATGGTGTATTTGACTACTCCGGTCGGCTAATTTTTACAAAtttgtcatttaaaaataagcaTTATAAACTtcttaattttatatttgaataaaaatataataccaaatagtaaatgaataaattaaagtgatgaaatgattttatttaaatgaaaataaaatattaattaaagtaACAGTGAGactcataaatatttaattggtgTGATATTTGACTGTGAAATATGGGATATTTGagtaatgaaatatttgattgatGATGTGGAGTACGAGACCCACGAATATTTGATGGAAATACCATTGTTACTGTGGATGGCCTTAAATGAATCGATATTTTCATGAGTCAAGAGGCCCAAAGGTCACAAACGAACGTATTAATTCATTCTAGATTGTACAGTGTCCAACATTTTGCAGGTTAAGCTGCATTTCCTCTTAAACAATGGCGAGTTTCAGAAGAGCTTTCCTCTCCACAATCCCTCGAATTCTCAGCTCCAATCCAGCTTCCAACCCTACATCCCACGCGATTTACAGGTTAATTTTCATCTCTGTTTCATCCGAAGTTTTCTCCAATTCCAGGCAATATCTGTTCTCACAATATCTTCGCCGTTTCTGTAGACCTGTATTGGGTCCCTTTTCGCGTTTCTACTCTTCAAATGGCACCGAAAAGTCTATCGATATTGACCTCTCCAGTGAAGAAAGCAAAAGGCGCTTGTTCAACAGGTTCGGGATCAGTAAATCCGAGGCGTcgattttttccttttcttgaaAATCTGTTCTTTTTTTCCCGTCTTTCCTTGTAATTATGATGGGTAATTCATTTTCTGTGGAAAAAAACTGTAGCTTGTTGTATAGGAGCAAGCAAAGGGGGTTTCTGGAGCTTGATCTGATTTTGGGAAAATGGGTGGAGGATCACATCTACTTTATGGATGAGAGTGGAATTAAGCACCTCGTTAATGTTCTTGACCTggtaaatatgatttttgtaGTTCTTTGTTCAGAACTGTTAATATGTTTTGCATACAGTGAAGTTATGAGCTTTAATCAAGTGTGAATTGTAGCATGCTTACTGAAAAAACATGCTCCTATCAATTGATTGTGCAGATAGATGCTAACAATGTTTGATTTGTTTCTTGGATTCTTGATGTCACAACGGGCCGGTTAATCCATTTAAACTGCAGATCCCAGTAAATGAAACAATGAGGCAGGAACACCCGTAATCATCACTACAATAACAAAACACAAACATAAGAATGTGAGCCAAAGAAGAGCATGAGAATTCAGCTCAACCATTATTCTTGCAAATTTCCACGGCCCATAAAAATTACCGATTCTACTCTCCGTCTGCCCATCTGACTGCCAAGATcccaatttataaatataatcgAAAATAGCTACCTCTAAGTTTTAATTACATGTAAACTAACAAAGCAATCAAAAGACAAAGCACCAAATCGTCTTTAAAAAGCTTACAATAACCAAAATATACCCCGTGCTGCTGAGCAAATTTTGTATTGCTTTGATATCTTTGATAGCAATTCGAATGTGTATTATGATGAAATTGTCtttatgtttaatattgttgagttAGTTTTCTATTTACCCTGGTTAAGAGGCCTTGCTTAAACTACCGATACTGTCTGTAACCGCAGGAAAATCCAGATCTTTGGAAATGGTTGACGGACCAGGAGAAACCCCCAGAGACTGTAAACGTTAATCCTGTAAGCTGTTGGACACAGTTTACATTTTTTTCCTTATATTTTTTGCTGTTATCCCGTTGTAAGCGATTCTTGTTTAGGTTTTCGTGGCTTTGAGAGAAAAGGTAATGAACAATCTAAACAACCATGCTGCTCCTGAAACTCGAGCGGCACCTGGGCAGCCCTGGACTAGAGGTTGGGATGACTTCAAGAAAGGTCAAGACGCCCCCATTACTGGAAATCAATAACCGTGCTTAAGCTGAAGGCCCCCTTCTTTGTAGCACTTAAAAGATTATTGATTCTAAGAACTGTGTGTATAACTGTATATTAAGTTAGTACTGGAATAAGGCACATATGACGACGAGGCTGTGTGCTTTGGGATGGCCATTCATGGTACTCGGAACTTGATAAGCGTGACAGTGttacataatatataaaatctCTTCTGCGTGGAATAGACATTTCAGGTTCATCTTCTACAAATCTTTGCGCGAATTGATTTGTCTATCTTCTTCAAAATTTTCCAGTGTATTGTGTCCGGCTCTATTCCCGCCTCGATTGCCCTTATTTATGCGTGCCCTCAGTCCTGGTATACAGTGCACTAGATCCCATACCAATTTTCATGATGTTCAGAATATCTTGTGATGCGTAATCCGAAGATGTTGAATTGATCACTAGATTATAATATGAAAGTGAGACGATCTTTTTGTGTAAGAAGAAAACTTTGACATCTCGTCTGAATTCGCTGATATTCATTAAACACAATCCTTCATGTATTTAATAGTGTAGGAATAGCGTTTCTCAAAATCCATGATTCTTCAGGAAAAAAACTTGGAACATTCATGTATTCAAAACCGTAAcataaatacaaataaatcgtAGTCGAAAAATCTTTTTGGTGTAGTATAGATATCTGTTTATCACCGTGTTTCAAAAGAAGTCCTGAACACTTGGAAAAGAGAGGAATTATAGCAGTAGATGGTGCTGGTACGGTTGGTGGTGAATTTGCTTTCCCTAAACCATCACTGCTCCCAATTACATGTGAGACAATCTCAAATTCAGCAACTTGAGGTGAAGAGTCAAGACGAATGGGTCGGGTATTTCCATAGTACATCGGCCCACGTGCTCACACCATCAGTCACTTCCTTAACCACAAATGCTACCTCACCCACATTCACCCGAATCTGCTCTTTGCTATCCCTTTCGCGAACCGTCACTGAAGTTGTCGAATCTACTGTAATCGCAAAGGGAACTCCAAGTTCATCGGTTCTCGCGTATCTCTTCCCAACTGAATTGCCTGCATATGTTCTCATGCATTAACAGTTCGTATTTATATGTTAACCCataaacttaattaaattacaAATTGTCGTACAAGAGTGCCAACCCTGAGCTCCCCAAAAAATGCAAATCATAAAAGAACCAGCCATGAATGTTAAAAGCTAAACAGTGAAAAAGATCCAATGGCATCGAGAGATTCAAGCAGAAGAAAATAATTTATAGAGGACGAAAATTTTGGACTACAGCATCGAAGAACTGCATGATTTGGCTAGATGTAAAGCAATTTTTCATATACTAGTTACAAGGGCTAGGAATTAGAACTGATTTGAGGCAAATTACCGCCGGATAGGACAGTAAAAGCATAGGAGAATAAGTAAACATAATAGGCTCGTCTGTTGGCATCAGACCATTCACTGGATTATAAAAACATTAGCGTCTTTATGACGAATAACATTTTAAAGGTGCAAACCTGTTATATCGATCTTATAGTACGAGATCCCTGCTGAAGTTAAGGACTTGGCAACTTTCTTGGCAACATCCTCGTACTGTTGCTTTTGAACCAATGGAAAAACTGCGCATTTGATTGGAGAGGGAAACGGAAGACATTCATTTGTTCATCGCCATCTCTGCTAGATCAGATGTAGAATGAATGTTCGTAGAGACAATATATTATCCTTCCAATACCAAATGATGGTTCAATCACAGATGGTGTGAACACCCTTTGATGTTCCTTTATCTTCTTCTTCTCAATTGACACCATATTACTTTTACTTGTCACAACTTTGTCAAGAGTACAGACTTGAAACTCTGCTTCTCCCTTGGACTACcactacaaatttttttttttcgcgacggataaaccgtcgctaatgacACTAGCGACGGTTTTCCGCAACGTCGCTAAAGTCATCGTCGCTAAATATTGCGACAGTTTTTCAAAACTTGTCGCTAAATAGTGACGGAATTAACCGCCGCTAAATTAGCGATGGTGAGAGAACAACTgtcgctaaattagcgacgggtCAAAGAAAAACCGTCAGTGATGATTGTTTTCAtattccgtcgctaattatttcgtttttatataaaaaaaatgttgttttataatttctttaaataaaaattatttatacaaatatttaaataatctaGTCAACTCATGTAAATTAatgattttcaaatttataaataatgtatGAAACAATTAAATATTCCGATAATAAGTAAATAACAAAATTGTTTAAGAGAgagaaatatattatatatatagatgaAGATGTACGATAAAATGAATGGAAATGCCCaaatttatagacaatttgtgCGTTTTTTTGagaaactgtcgctaattataACGACAGTTCTTAAAACCGTCGTTAATTAGCATAGCTTCCTTCTCACTCATTGCCTGTTTACAGGTTGCAAAGAATATAAATCACGGATCTGGAAAAAAATATGGTCGGATGTTACGAATGAACACAATTCAATTCCAAATTTGTTTCCTCGAGACTATAGGTATGAGCAAGCTAATCTCAAGATTGGTATTGATCAAGCACAATTAGCTCGACGACTAGATGCTCAACCTCTAGTACTCTTCGATCTATTTGAGCCCAAGTTACTAATACATATTTTTCTGTATTATTAAAATCACTACTTTCAACTTAATTCTTTAATAAATTacatacttttttaaaaaaaaaattagaatgactagacataatttttattttcatgccAAGGCCTTAAGCACAATCTACGATAAAAAATTGAGCTCGTCGTGCTTGAATAACTTGATGTGCAGTCAATTTGAGCCTGAAATTCACTATTTAATCGAACTTGAactcaatattttctttttcttttttgggACTCAAGCTCAAGTCTTGGTTAGAAAAAGCTAACCCGAGCAaggaatgaaattttttttttttttgtaatttcatATCTTTGTTCTCTTCTTGAATATCAAACCATGTTACCAATGGTACATGAAATATCGAATCAAAACTCTAAAGATAATACATATCTAAAAACTCCCAAGGCATTGAGTCTTGACAGGATGAAATTATTAACTTCATGTTACCTTAgaggaaaatatatatataaaaaaagtttCCAGTAATGTGCACAGAAGGATACCTCTAAGGCTTCAACCACCATTTTTTGATTACCTTTAAAGGCAAGACCGAGTTCTTTCTTGATTGGAGCTATTATAAGCTTCTGGAGATGCCCAaacattaaaaattataatttaacacAGAATATCATAAAAAGCTGtcaaaaattattcattaaaGTCGGTGAAAGGGAGGGAAGAGGGGCGAAGCGGATGGATTCAACACTACTTGAGCACTACACCCATGCATTGATTGATAAGCCCAGCCATGCATATTGATAACAAAGTTCGATGAAAGCAATTATGctgtgaaaaataaagatacaaataGTTTTAAGGAAGGATAATTGTTTGACGGCTATTGAAATAGACCAGCGGAAATTATAGACAATGGGAAGTAAAATGAGATAAATGATAATGCTGTtaccaatttacacttggctatagaaGAAGAAGTATTGTCAAGTAtatctgagataaaaacaacaaaagttATATgagatactctgacaaagatgtacgaggtcaagtcactaCACAACAAGATTTTCTACTTTATATTCTTCGGATGACGGAATTCTCATCGATGACcgatcatatcaacatattaaatactctatttgcccaactcacttatCTGGGCCATAAAATATAGGAAAATGAACGTTCATAGCTTCTAcgtcaaagtctaccagattcatatgatcaacttatcatcaacataatcAACAATATTCTTACGGGCCTTCTaaaattcgacgatgtcttaactgcggttcttgGAGAAGAAAGttggcgcaagaataaggaaggtaggttggtaacttcgaagcagACATAAGATTTACCGATGATAAGatgaagatttatggaccgtgactccagtgagagccaaagacgaggtagatcaaagtcgagaagtaagaaaaaaatatttaccgCTTTAAATGTGGCAGTAAAAGGCACTTCAAGAAATAATGTACGGATATCGAGAAGAGTTTTTAAGAAAACGTGGCCGGTACTttaggcagtggtgaaatattattcagcaaAGCAACAACATTTACAGAAAGCAGACACAAATTTTATGACATATGAATTATGTATTCAGGTGCGACGTGACACATGACGTCTcagagagaatggtttgatcattatgcaCCAGTCTCAgaaggatctgtattcatgagaaatgatcatgccttggaaatcgttGAGGTCGGTACTATTAAAATAGAAATGTTTGAtagcaccattcgcaccatacatgAGGTACGATATGTGAAgggactgacgaaaaatcttttgtccttgggacAATTGGATGATATCAGGTGTAAAACCCGTATCGAGAACGAGATCATGGAAATTTTGAAAGGCGcacttgtggttatgaaggcgaaaaaaattgctgcaaatctgtatgtacttttgggagaacaCACAAAGAGAcggaaattgttgttgcatcaattggttcaggagaaaaattaacagtgttatggcatagaaagcttgAACATATGTCAAAAAGAGGGTTGAAAAcgctctcagaacggaagctgctgccaggacttacaaaagtgtcattaCCCTTTCGTGAGCATTGTGtaaccagtaaacaacacagattaaagtttgacacttctactgccagAAGCAAAAGCAtgttggagctgattcattcg from the Primulina tabacum isolate GXHZ01 chromosome 16, ASM2559414v2, whole genome shotgun sequence genome contains:
- the LOC142529934 gene encoding succinate dehydrogenase assembly factor 2, mitochondrial → MASFRRAFLSTIPRILSSNPASNPTSHAIYRPVLGPFSRFYSSNGTEKSIDIDLSSEESKRRLFNSLLYRSKQRGFLELDLILGKWVEDHIYFMDESGIKHLVNVLDLENPDLWKWLTDQEKPPETVNVNPVFVALREKVMNNLNNHAAPETRAAPGQPWTRGWDDFKKGQDAPITGNQ